In Nitrosococcus oceani ATCC 19707, the following proteins share a genomic window:
- a CDS encoding MATE family efflux transporter produces MAKHKRQAPQPPLPPLGLKPLLALAIPSAVFTLLTNGFRIVDQYFIQDVSVEAQAAIGSSVFVVIFIYATFELLAAGAGPLIARATGAHDPIARRALLGEALFGALLLTMLLMVIGTLGAPLFTRALGLEGQAASESNRYLCTLFLTVLPLVLTPLIDQAFINMGSARPPLILHALSLSLNIILTPLLIHSAGLGIVGAALASNLARGISVGLGLLLLKRITGLTLKDLKPRGQLRRILRIGAPMALGTAFFAMVYWALLKTSVSPLGAHANAALGIGFSALEGCTWPLFHGLSLGAASLAGRYLGAQRPDLARQTFYMALPFATLLGLAASLTFFFAGEALTGLFTDDRAVHQAATEYAVILAASQLFLAWEALSTGILAGAGDTRTVFWYSTPFNLLRIPLAWLLAFPLGFGAPGIWWAINLTTYAKAICKGWAVWRGRWATIEP; encoded by the coding sequence ATGGCAAAGCACAAGCGCCAAGCGCCGCAGCCGCCGCTTCCTCCCCTTGGCCTGAAGCCGCTCCTGGCGCTTGCTATTCCCAGCGCTGTTTTCACTTTGCTCACCAACGGTTTTCGGATCGTTGATCAATATTTTATTCAAGATGTGTCCGTCGAAGCGCAAGCCGCCATTGGCTCGTCCGTCTTCGTGGTTATTTTTATCTATGCCACTTTTGAATTGCTGGCAGCAGGGGCGGGGCCCCTTATCGCCCGGGCAACTGGCGCCCACGATCCGATAGCCCGCCGGGCGCTGCTTGGCGAAGCTCTCTTCGGCGCTCTCCTCCTGACCATGCTGCTAATGGTCATTGGCACCCTGGGAGCACCGCTGTTTACCCGCGCCTTGGGTCTTGAAGGCCAAGCGGCCAGTGAGTCCAATCGTTATTTGTGCACCCTTTTTTTAACCGTGCTGCCCTTGGTGCTGACGCCCTTAATCGATCAGGCGTTTATCAATATGGGTTCGGCCCGGCCGCCGTTAATTCTCCATGCCCTCTCCCTGAGCCTGAATATTATTTTGACCCCCCTCCTCATCCATAGCGCGGGGCTTGGCATTGTAGGAGCTGCCTTGGCCTCTAATCTCGCCCGTGGTATTAGCGTTGGCTTGGGACTCCTGCTGCTCAAAAGGATAACAGGATTAACCCTAAAAGACCTCAAGCCCCGCGGGCAACTGCGCCGGATTTTACGGATCGGCGCCCCCATGGCTTTAGGAACGGCCTTTTTCGCCATGGTCTATTGGGCACTGCTGAAAACCTCCGTTTCACCCCTGGGGGCCCATGCCAACGCCGCCCTGGGAATTGGATTTTCCGCCCTTGAAGGATGCACCTGGCCACTCTTCCACGGACTCTCTCTTGGCGCCGCTTCTCTTGCTGGCCGCTACCTGGGAGCCCAGCGGCCCGATTTGGCCCGCCAAACCTTTTACATGGCCCTACCCTTCGCGACCCTTCTGGGCCTCGCGGCATCCCTAACATTTTTCTTTGCTGGCGAAGCGCTCACTGGCCTTTTTACCGATGACCGGGCTGTCCATCAGGCGGCAACGGAATATGCGGTAATTCTCGCCGCCTCTCAGCTTTTTCTCGCCTGGGAAGCCTTAAGTACCGGCATTTTGGCCGGCGCCGGTGATACCCGGACGGTATTTTGGTACAGCACCCCTTTCAACCTCCTCCGGATTCCCCTCGCCTGGTTACTCGCTTTCCCCCTGGGTTTTGGCGCCCCTGGGATTTGGTGGGCGATTAATCTCACCACCTATGCCAAAGCGATTTGCAAGGGGTGGGCGGTATGGCGAGGACGCTGGGCCACTATCGAGCCTTGA
- a CDS encoding YqaA family protein codes for MNFPANSDLWTLFGSSFLAATLLPGGSEVVFALLASQDVYSPSVLIGVATLGNTLGGMVSLGMGWLVARRYPLRTLARPSHQRAYRWLRRYGAVGLLGAWMPVIGDPLCFVAGWLRLNVFLGLFFMAVGKGARYAALWNVVG; via the coding sequence TTGAATTTTCCAGCTAATTCAGATCTTTGGACTCTCTTTGGCAGTAGTTTTCTGGCGGCAACCTTGCTGCCAGGAGGATCGGAAGTGGTGTTTGCCTTATTGGCGTCCCAGGATGTCTATTCTCCTTCGGTGCTGATTGGGGTTGCGACCCTCGGCAATACGCTGGGAGGCATGGTGAGCCTGGGGATGGGCTGGCTAGTGGCGCGGCGCTATCCCTTGCGGACGCTGGCACGGCCTTCCCATCAGCGGGCTTATCGATGGCTCCGTCGATATGGTGCTGTTGGTTTACTTGGGGCTTGGATGCCGGTTATTGGCGATCCCTTGTGCTTTGTTGCTGGCTGGTTGCGTTTGAATGTGTTTTTAGGGCTGTTCTTTATGGCCGTGGGTAAAGGTGCCCGTTACGCGGCATTATGGAATGTGGTGGGTTAA
- a CDS encoding type II toxin-antitoxin system Phd/YefM family antitoxin: MHEAKAHLPKLLQKVLEGEEIIIAKDNRPIPKLVLLEEQKSKHRLESTPLVSILISMRPWRISRNTGSANSARYPCL; this comes from the coding sequence ATACACGAAGCGAAGGCCCATCTCCCAAAGCTGCTCCAAAAGGTTTTGGAAGGGGAAGAAATTATCATTGCCAAAGATAATCGACCTATCCCTAAGCTCGTCTTGCTCGAAGAACAAAAATCCAAACACCGCCTGGAAAGTACGCCATTAGTATCCATCCTAATTTCGATGCGCCCATGGAGGATTTCGAGGAATACAGGTAGTGCAAATTCTGCTAGATACCCATGCCTTTAA
- a CDS encoding nucleotidyltransferase family protein produces MNTKPLNSTHNGNKDPLKKAPQWDIAEAQRIVREKLEAIKADIYLFGSRADGTMGRYSDIDIGIDPHEPLPTGLLAEIREALEESQIIYHVDLVDLSQVSKTFRRRVLEKGVQWKD; encoded by the coding sequence ATGAATACAAAACCTTTAAACTCTACCCACAATGGCAATAAAGATCCCCTGAAAAAAGCCCCCCAATGGGACATCGCGGAAGCCCAGCGAATCGTGCGAGAAAAACTAGAGGCGATAAAAGCAGATATCTACTTATTTGGTTCTAGGGCAGATGGAACCATGGGCCGTTATTCGGATATCGACATTGGCATAGATCCCCATGAGCCATTACCCACGGGGCTGCTTGCGGAAATTCGGGAGGCACTTGAGGAAAGCCAAATCATTTATCATGTGGACTTGGTCGATCTGTCACAGGTATCCAAAACATTCCGCCGGCGTGTCCTTGAAAAAGGTGTTCAGTGGAAAGATTAA
- a CDS encoding nucleotidyltransferase substrate binding protein encodes MERLRQRIGTARKALSQFEKLANLSQPNNIERDAGIQSFEFSFEAVWKTAQRHLQIIEGIDAASPKTVIRASSQTNLFDEDESRLALQMADDRNLTSPTYNEALAKKIFSRLGAYHKFMGNWLNRMEEKLGKSSVSRA; translated from the coding sequence GTGGAAAGATTAAGGCAAAGAATCGGTACCGCTCGCAAAGCGCTTTCACAGTTTGAAAAACTGGCTAATTTATCTCAGCCTAACAATATTGAGCGCGATGCCGGTATACAAAGCTTTGAATTCAGCTTCGAAGCCGTCTGGAAGACCGCTCAGCGACATCTCCAGATTATAGAGGGAATAGACGCGGCGTCCCCAAAAACCGTCATTAGGGCTTCCTCGCAAACAAATCTTTTCGATGAGGACGAATCACGTCTCGCGCTGCAAATGGCGGACGACCGTAATCTCACCTCTCCTACTTATAACGAAGCGCTTGCCAAGAAGATCTTCTCCCGCTTAGGCGCCTATCATAAGTTCATGGGCAACTGGCTAAACCGCATGGAAGAAAAACTCGGAAAAAGTAGCGTTTCCCGCGCATGA
- a CDS encoding type II toxin-antitoxin system HicA family toxin, whose translation MLPLLCYARDRSKSKHHSRLWNPSGLCGITQLKSNHVVIPHPRKDIPIGTLHNIYRQAGWKWR comes from the coding sequence CTGCTACCACTATTATGCTATGCGCGCGATAGATCAAAATCCAAACATCATTCCAGGCTATGGAATCCCTCGGGGTTATGTGGAATTACGCAGTTGAAATCCAATCATGTGGTCATACCACATCCGCGCAAGGATATCCCTATTGGTACGCTACACAATATCTACCGGCAAGCTGGATGGAAGTGGAGGTAA
- a CDS encoding type II toxin-antitoxin system HicB family antitoxin — MLYPVYIHPGDNKHAHGVTFPDFPGCFSAADSWEELPTKIQEAVELYFEGETMEIPPPTPLEELAQRPEFEDGAWMMVDINCSRIRPKATRINISLPEALVRRIDEYAKAHQMSRSGFLAKVAEEAMRKKHN; from the coding sequence ATGTTGTATCCGGTCTATATTCATCCAGGTGATAATAAGCATGCTCACGGAGTAACCTTTCCTGATTTCCCCGGATGTTTCTCCGCGGCTGATTCCTGGGAGGAACTGCCCACCAAAATTCAGGAGGCAGTAGAGCTGTATTTCGAGGGAGAGACAATGGAGATCCCACCTCCCACACCGCTGGAGGAATTAGCTCAGCGCCCAGAATTCGAGGACGGTGCGTGGATGATGGTGGATATTAATTGCTCCCGCATACGTCCCAAGGCGACGCGCATCAATATCTCTCTGCCCGAAGCCTTGGTGCGCCGCATCGATGAATACGCAAAGGCACACCAGATGAGTCGTTCCGGGTTTCTGGCAAAGGTCGCCGAAGAGGCAATGCGTAAGAAGCACAACTAA
- a CDS encoding AbrB/MazE/SpoVT family DNA-binding domain-containing protein: MATTLTSKGQVTVPKKIRDYLGLRPGSAVDFSLGPHGEVILRPAEDTPPERRKDRFGKLRGTLDTGRTTDEWMHLLRGYDADASDPGLK; this comes from the coding sequence ATGGCAACGACTCTTACCAGTAAAGGCCAAGTTACGGTGCCGAAGAAGATTCGCGATTATCTCGGCTTGCGCCCAGGATCAGCGGTTGATTTTTCCCTTGGACCCCACGGCGAAGTGATCCTGCGTCCGGCGGAAGATACCCCACCAGAACGCCGCAAGGATCGTTTCGGCAAGCTGAGAGGTACGCTCGATACCGGCAGGACTACCGATGAATGGATGCATTTACTGCGTGGCTACGATGCTGACGCAAGTGATCCTGGCCTGAAATGA
- a CDS encoding pilin yields the protein MRKVQQGFTLIELMIVVAIIGILASVAIPAYQDYTIRAKVSEAVTLASEAKTAVAETAASLGGLTNVTAANSGYELSNKTDYVDSIIIADDGVITVTTKATGASTQPVFVLKPTQTNSEDPITWVCTTSAGELKHVPASCRTATTTS from the coding sequence ATGAGAAAAGTACAACAGGGTTTTACCTTGATTGAATTGATGATCGTGGTGGCGATCATTGGTATTTTGGCTTCTGTGGCCATCCCCGCCTATCAGGACTACACCATTCGGGCAAAGGTATCTGAAGCGGTAACACTTGCTTCTGAAGCTAAAACGGCGGTTGCTGAAACTGCAGCATCACTGGGGGGGTTAACGAACGTTACTGCAGCCAACTCCGGTTATGAGCTTTCTAATAAGACTGATTATGTAGATAGTATTATAATTGCAGATGATGGTGTCATTACTGTTACTACGAAAGCGACGGGTGCTTCTACCCAGCCTGTATTTGTTCTAAAACCAACGCAAACAAACTCAGAAGATCCAATTACCTGGGTTTGTACAACGTCTGCTGGGGAGTTGAAGCACGTACCGGCCTCATGTCGTACCGCTACCACAACTTCTTAA
- a CDS encoding ribbon-helix-helix domain-containing protein, with protein sequence MARQSISFTPPNDAWLKAQVDSQEFTSKSEVVNDLIRKARKIELIRAKLIAAEQSGFSNQSPEERLAGFHQKARQDGKL encoded by the coding sequence ATGGCCAGACAAAGTATTTCTTTTACCCCACCCAATGATGCCTGGCTCAAAGCCCAGGTAGACAGTCAGGAATTTACTAGCAAGAGCGAAGTGGTGAATGATCTTATCCGCAAGGCCCGCAAGATTGAATTAATTCGCGCCAAACTGATTGCCGCTGAGCAGAGTGGGTTTTCCAACCAATCACCGGAGGAAAGGCTGGCGGGCTTCCACCAGAAAGCCCGGCAAGATGGGAAGTTATAG
- a CDS encoding helix-turn-helix domain-containing protein, which yields MTAKGRLRNANCSKASAAVGNSQARLSRKLQDPMQSDLDIKPLIKRGDKPEWAVLPYEEYLALKEKAEMLEDVAAFDQAMVVGGEAMPHEVVKRLVEGENPIKVWRIYRGLTQHNLAEQAELSQSYLAMIEKGEREGTVKALKQIAKVLGVDIDDLVDTRDQDVV from the coding sequence ATGACCGCCAAAGGACGCCTGCGAAACGCGAATTGCAGCAAGGCGAGCGCGGCTGTCGGGAACAGCCAAGCGAGACTTAGCCGCAAACTCCAAGATCCCATGCAATCGGATTTGGATATCAAGCCGTTAATTAAGCGTGGAGATAAGCCGGAATGGGCTGTTTTGCCCTACGAGGAATATTTGGCGCTAAAGGAAAAGGCAGAAATGCTGGAGGATGTCGCCGCCTTTGATCAGGCAATGGTTGTTGGCGGGGAAGCGATGCCGCACGAGGTCGTTAAGAGGCTGGTGGAAGGCGAGAACCCCATCAAAGTATGGCGAATCTATCGTGGCCTGACTCAGCACAATCTGGCGGAACAGGCAGAATTAAGCCAATCCTACCTAGCGATGATAGAAAAAGGAGAAAGGGAGGGGACCGTCAAAGCGCTCAAGCAGATCGCCAAGGTGCTTGGAGTGGATATCGATGATCTTGTAGATACCCGCGATCAGGATGTTGTGTAG